A single Lynx canadensis isolate LIC74 chromosome D2, mLynCan4.pri.v2, whole genome shotgun sequence DNA region contains:
- the LOC115526921 gene encoding basic proline-rich protein-like gives MRVGQSYVTGGPSSATAHPAVAVRPTPFHCPNGDPEREGDGSGIPTLSLPPKFSPPQTQTQTRPNPGRGEQSDLMSRNRVRSAVPVPPRPTRREFEFPGIKVAARPAAGWERAQHPGQGRGTEGGPGRSPPARAAPGTSGSAAAVATPRLQLSRRVAGERRGESEGSGEGRGGARLSVPCAEKRRVAPRALLSAGSAPTGRLLRCWPPPRLAAGTKAHPRHAGRSSVPLGPPLAACNFRRAAGSEEAHPKRPEALHPRAPCPGPGRPAPPGSAPGRRRTRLVAEHRAAQPAPLSPEPPPPLKSAINFPSLPPPCSAPATQTPPPDAPSRAPSSPAPAGRAAPRRPPPPRCAPGSRWPLPGPAATPGSRAEPGQALRA, from the coding sequence ATGAGGGTAGGGCAGAGCTACGTGACTGGAGGTCCCTCCAGCGCCACTGCCCATCCCGCGGTGGCGGTGCGCCCCACCCCATTCCACTGTCCAAATGGGGACCCAGAGCGCGAAGGGGACGGGAGTGGGATCCCGACGCTCTCTTTACCGCCGAAattctccccaccccagacccagacccagacccgACCCAATCCAGGGCGCGGAGAGCAAAGCGACCTAATGTCCAGGAACCGGGTGAGGAGTGCAGTGCCTGTCCCCCCTAGGCCAACCCGGCGGGAATTCGAGTTCCCGGGAATCAAAGTTGCCGCGCGTCCGGCCGCGGGCTGGGAACGGGCGCAGCACCCCGGCCAGGGGCGGGGGACGGAAGGAGGCCCCGGGCGCTCGCCGCCGGCGAGGGCCGCGCCCGGAACAAGTGGTTCGGCGGCGGCGGTCGCGACCCCACGGCTGCAACTTTCCCGCCGCGTGGCGGGCGAACGGCGCGGAGAAAGCGAGGGAAGCGGGGAGGGAAGGGGCGGTGCGCGGCTCTCGGTACCGTGTGCGGAGAAGCGCCGCGTCGCGCCTCGGGCTCTGCTCTCCGCCGGGTCGGCCCCCACGGGCCGCCTGCTCCGCTGCTGGCCACCGCCGCGTCTCGCCGCCGGCACGAAGGCTCACCCTCGGCACGCCGGCCGCTCCAGCGTCCCCTTGGGCCCGCCGCTGGCCGCCTGCAACTTCAGGCGCGCCGCGGGCTCGGAAGAGGCGCACCCCAAACGTCCCGAGGCTTTGCACCCCCGCGCTCCATGCCCGGGGccgggccgccccgccccgcccggctcAGCGCCCGGCCGCCGTCGGACGCGTCTTGTCGCCGAGCATCGCGCCGCGCAGCCCGCGCCCCTCTCTcccgagccgccgccgccgctcaaGTCCGCGATCAACTTTCCCTCGCTTCCTCCGCCCTGCTCGGCCCCCGCCACCCAGACCCCGCCTCCTGACGCTCCCTCCCGCGCTCCCTCCTCCCCGGCCCCCGCCGGCCGGGCCGCGCCTCGCCGCCCACCCCCTCCACGCTGCGCGCCGGGATCGCGGTGGCCCCTGCCGGGTCCCGCTGCGACCCCCGGGAGCCGCGCGGAGCCCGGCCAGGCGCTCAGGGCATGA